In one window of Mercurialis annua linkage group LG4, ddMerAnnu1.2, whole genome shotgun sequence DNA:
- the LOC126678693 gene encoding putative B3 domain-containing protein At1g78640, translating into MEKIKLLRISEINFFEYINCVDNELQSKTIDSVDCELLESVTANTSAPFKFYDFFRLSGERDALRNSDSNEQGASGDVNSDEQGVNGVSTELNLYTDPWIIKKKVTETDLNGCSRLLIPTNLVKNKILPFINKENRKKIDCGEGMKVNFWDVNICTNHEVVFKRWSSSKSYVFIDGWYTDFVTRRKLRKGDEIGLAWGYNYKGFFFNVLSRAQSD; encoded by the coding sequence AtggagaaaataaaattactaagaATTAgtgaaatcaatttttttgaatatattaatTGTGTAGATAATGAACTTCAGAGTAAAACTATCGATAGTGTAGATTGTGAACTTCTTGAGAGTGTTACTGCAAATACATCAGCTCCATTCAAATTTTACGATTTCTTCCGTCTTTCGGGAGAAAGAGATGCATTGAGGAATTCTGATTCCAATGAACAAGGCGCAAGTGGAGACGTAAATTCTGATGAACAAGGAGTGAATGGAGTTTCGACTGAACTAAACTTATATACGGATCCATGGATAATAAAGAAAAAGGTTACCGAAACTGATCTTAATGGTTGTAGCAGGCTACTGATACCAACAAATTTAGTTAAGAACAAAATTCTACCATTTATTAACAAAGAAAATCGGAAAAAGATAGATTGTGGAGAAGGTATGAAAGTAAACTTTTGGGATGTAAATATCTGTACGAATCATGAAGTCGTATTCAAGCGATGGAGTAGCTCGAAAAGTTACGTGTTCATAGATGGTTGGTATACTGACTTCGTTACAAGAAGAAAATTAAGAAAAGGGGATGAAATTGGACTGGCGTGGGGCTATAATTATAAAGGATTCTTTTTCAATGTTCTTTCTCGAGCTCAATCAGATTAG
- the LOC126677276 gene encoding kinesin-like protein KIN-14J, giving the protein MNVDQDMKLGRNGMYDGMNGNDCLEIEGSGRREDVFNGNIPSLVEWLNHMMPHLNLPLEASEEELRACLIDGTVLCSILNKLNPGSVDMRGNTVPGPEKIKLFLAAMDEMGFSRFVNADLQQGYMLPVLQCLSTLKAHFDHNGGTRNRRLWNLLLANTKGTDRHVNALLSGEEKHKWKVESLEGTDRCRVHASTRGVHRSVVSEPALLHDAGHKLSDQLSIKQGLYGDLSDSNILELIKSHGLDSASTRALFGLVNNILDDICERKTGQFQHMTLIMKKVLQVIEERFSTHTENLTDQNNLYKLRSEKYQCRIRGLETLVSGSTDEIAVLLSHLQQLKIEKIKIEQKEKLEEQDLLRLKEEKNHSDVEIFNLKQELELVKKRHEEQCLFLEAQAKETKVELQKKVKELEHFLVESRSKVEQLQSFSESKSRRWKRKEGKYRNFIDHQSEALQVLRASSESIKHEVLKAKRSYFEEFQCLGYKMKGLAEAAENYHSVLAENRRLYNEVQDLKGNIRVYCRIRPFLPGQCKKQTTIELIGENGEIVISNPSKQGKDSHRLFKFNKVFGPKTSQEEVFLDTQPLIRSVLDGYDVCIFAYGQTGSGKTYTMSGPNLLSEEDWGVNYRALHDLFQISQTRRSSIRYDVGVQMVEIYNEQVRDLLSSDGPLKRLGIWSTTQPNGLAVPDASMHSVESTADVLDLMNIGLMNRTIGATALNERSSRSHSVLTVHVRGTDLKGGTVLRGNLHLIDLAGSERVERSEATGDRLKEAQHINKSLSALGDVIYALSQKSPHVPYRNSKLTQVLQSSLGGQAKTLMFVQLNPDVDSYSETVSTLKFAERVSGVELGAARSNKEGRDVRELMQQVSSLKDTIARKDEEIERLQLIKSNVNGMKHGMTSHKSDSSSPRRLSNGNTRHSPKTAAGKGPGSERVASDMDNSSEYSEKRSETGSLLSMDEFRHRNGLLQPSNSIGELSLQKEFLPLSKIEQNVNQNSKEDIDLLGFGDADSDERLSDISDSGLSMGTETESVEFSLFTESAKSFETAGPVEASESAKFYEVARPVQVAKPTEKAETTENRPPQFTSKLPRPPQRPAQTTTSRLSLTKSSTPRGSSAPRKMTLGSSSASRLSKRWT; this is encoded by the exons ATGAACGTTGATCAAGATATGAAACTTGGTAGAAATGGAATGTATGACGGTATGAATGGAAATGATTGTTTGGAAATTGAAGGAAGTGGACGCCGTGAAGACGTCTTTAATG GTAATATACCATCATTGGTTGAATGGCTGAACCATATGATGCCTCATTTAAATTTACCATTAGAAGCTTCGGAGGAAGAATTGAGAGCATGCTTGATTGATGGCACTGTTTTGTGTAGCATTTTGAACAAGCTCAATCCTGGTTCAGTTGACATG AGAGGTAATACTGTACCTGGTCCTGagaaaatcaaattgtttcTGGCAGCAATGGATGAAATGGGATTTTCTAGGTTTGTAAATGCTGATTTACAACAG GGATACATGTTACCGGTTCTGCAGTGCCTTAGCACGCTCAAAGCACATTTTGATCATAATGGTGGTACTCGTAATAGAAGATTATGGAATCTATTGTTGGCAAATACCAAAGGGACGGATCGACATGTAAATGCTTTATTATCTGGAGAAGAGAAACATAAGTGGAAAGTAGAGTCATTAGAAGGAACTGATCGTTGCCGTGTGCATGCATCAACCCGCGGAGTACATCGCTCTGTTGTTTCAG AGCCTGCTTTGCTCCATGATGCTGGCCACAAGCTTTCTGATCAGTTGTCAATAAAACAAGGGCTCTATGGTGATCTTTCAGATTCTAATATTTTGGAATTGATAAAATCACATGGTTTGGAT AGTGCCTCAACTCGAGCATTGTTTGGTTTAGTAAATAACATTCTGGATGATATCTGCGAAAGGAAGACTGGCCAGTTTCAACAT ATGACACTAATAATGAAGAAAGTATTGCAAGTTATTGAGGAACGATTTTCAACTCACACAGAGAATTTGACAGAT CAAAATAATCTGTATAAGCTTCGCTCAGAAAAGTACCAATGTAGAATAAGAGGACTTGAAACTCTTGTATCTGGATCCACAGATGAAATCGCG GTATTATTGTCACACCTGCAGCAGCTAAAG atcgagaaaatcaaaattgagCAAAAGGAAAAGCTTGAAGAGCAGGATCTACTTAGGTTAAAGGAAGAAAAGAATCATAGTGATGTTGAGATATTTAACCTGAAACAGGAACTAGAATTAGTTAAGAAAAGGCATGAAGAGCAATGCTTATTTCTGGAAGCTCAAGCTAAAGAAACCAAGGTTGAGTTGCAAAAGAAAGTAAAGGAACTTGAGCACTTTCTGGTTGAATCAAGGAGTAAGGTGGAACAACTTCAATCATTTTCTGAATCTAAGTCTAGGAGATGGAAAAGGAAGGAGGGAAAGTACCGGAACTTTATAGATCATCAGTCTGAAGCTTTACAG GTGCTAAGGGCTTCATCTGAATCTATAAAGCATGAAGTTTTAAAGGCAAAGAGAAGTTATTTCGAGGAGTTTCAATGTTTGG GATACAAGATGAAAGGACTAGCTGAAGCTGCTGAGAATTATCATTCTGTGCTTGCAGAAAATCGAAGACTATATAATGAAGTTCAGGATCTAAAAG GAAATATTAGAGTGTATTGTCGAATAAGACCCTTTCTTCCTGGACAATGTAAAAAGCAAACCACCATAGAATTAATTGGTGAAAATGGCGAAATTGTCATTTCAAATCCCTCCAAACAAGGAAAGGATAGCCATAGACTCTTCAAATTTAACAAGGTTTTTGGTCCAAAAACTAGTCAAG AGGAAGTGTTTTTGGATACACAGCCTTTAATTCGGTCTGTTCTTGACGGATATGATGTCTGCATTTTTGCTTATGGCCAAACCGGATCAGGAAAGACTTACACTATG AGTGGACCTAATTTACTATCAGAAGAAGATTGGGGAGTTAATTATCGTGCTTTGCATGACCTTTTCCAAATCTCTCAAACAAGGAGAAGCTCCATTAGATATGATGTCGGTGTACAAATGGTTGAAATATATAATGAACAAGTTCGTGATCTACTCTCAAGTGATGGCCCTCTGAAAAG ACTTGGGATTTGGAGTACGACCCAACCAAATGGATTAGCTGTTCCTGATGCTAGCATGCACTCTGTTGAATCAACTGCTGATGTTTTGGATTTGATGAACATTGGGTTGATGAATCGCACAATTGGTGCTACTGCTCTCAACGAAAGAAGTAGCAGATCCCACAG TGTTCTCACTGTTCATGTTCGTGGAACGGATTTGAAGGGTGGTACTGTTTTGCGAGGTAACCTACATTTAATAGATTTGGCTGGTAGTGAACGAGTAGAGAGATCCGAAGCAACTGGTGATAGACTTAAAGAGGCACAGCACATAAACAAGTCACTTTCTGCCCTTGGAGACGTGATATATGCTTTGTCTCAAAAGAGTCCTCACGTGCCATACCGGAATAGCAAACTAACTCAAGTCTTACAAAGTTCTTTAG GTGGTCAAGCAAAGACACTCATGTTTGTCCAGCTCAATCCAGATGTCGATTCGTATTCCGAAACTGTTAGTACATTGAAGTTTGCAGAGAGGGTTTCTGGTGTTGAATTAGGTGCTGCAAGGAGCAACAAAGAAGGGCGAGATGTTAGAGAACTAATGCAACAG GTGTCATCCTTGAAGGACACAATTGCAAGGAAAGATGAAGAGATTGAGCGGCTGCAGTTGATCAAGTCAAATGTCAATGGCATGAAGCACGGTATGACCTCACATAAGAGTGATTCTTCATCTCCAAGAAGACTTTCAAATGGGAACACGCGTCATAGCCCTAAGACAGCTGCAGGAAAAGGACCCGGATCTGAGAGAGTAGCATCAGACATGGATAATAGCTCAGAGTACAGTGAGAAACGTTCTGAAACTGGTTCTCTGCTGTCAATGGATGAATTCAGACATCGAAATGGACTTTTGCAACCATCAAATTCAATAGGTGAATTAAGTCTTCAAAAGGAATTTCTTCCTCTGTCGAAGATTGAACAAAATGTCAACCAGAATTCTAAAGAAGATATTGATCTCTTGGGGTTTGGAGACGCAGATTCGGATGAACGATTAAGTGACATATCAGACAGCGGTCTTTCAATGGGAACTGAAACAGAATCTGTGGAGTTTTCTCTTTTCACCGAATCTgcaaaatcatttgaaactgCAGGTCCTGTCGAAGCTTCTGAATCAGCCAAATTTTACGAAGTAGCAAGACCGGTTCAAGTGGCAAAACCAACTGAGAAAGCAGAAACAACAGAAAA CAGACCACCACAGTTTACATCTAAGCTTCCTAGGCCTCCACAAAGACCGGCACAAACAACGACATCACGTTTGTCATTAACCAAGAGCTCCACTCCAAGGGGTTCATCTG CACCTAGGAAAATGACTCTTGGTAGTTCATCTGCATCGAGACTTTCAAAACGTTGGACATAA